The Pseudanabaena galeata CCNP1313 genome includes a region encoding these proteins:
- a CDS encoding NUDIX hydrolase, with translation MSDITASEILQNRLSYQGSKFSFHVDRIKLPHGVTGEYSYIKHPGAGLAVPVTDDGKFVLVKQYRFAIQRYLLEFPAGTLEVGEDHGVTIKREIEEETGYRASQWQYLGGFYICPGYSDEIIHAYLAQGLEKLEHPPAQDEDEEIEVVLLSREEIEALLRSQSADTSLDAKSITAFHLALQAL, from the coding sequence ATGTCTGATATCACAGCCTCTGAAATTTTGCAAAATCGTCTCAGCTATCAAGGTAGCAAATTTTCCTTTCATGTTGATCGCATCAAATTACCGCATGGCGTAACAGGTGAGTATTCATATATTAAACATCCAGGGGCAGGACTGGCGGTTCCTGTGACAGACGATGGCAAATTTGTATTAGTTAAGCAATATCGGTTTGCAATTCAGCGCTATTTATTAGAGTTTCCTGCTGGCACTTTAGAAGTTGGGGAAGATCATGGTGTAACAATCAAGCGCGAAATTGAAGAAGAAACAGGCTATCGAGCTAGCCAATGGCAATATTTAGGAGGCTTCTATATTTGCCCAGGTTATTCTGATGAGATTATTCATGCATATCTGGCTCAAGGGCTGGAGAAGCTAGAACATCCTCCTGCTCAAGATGAAGATGAAGAGATAGAAGTTGTGTTATTGAGTCGTGAAGAGATAGAAGCGTTATTGCGATCGCAGAGTGCCGATACTAGTCTGGATGCCAAATCAATCACTGCATTTCATCTGGCTTTGCAAGCTTTATAA
- a CDS encoding LysE family translocator, translated as MTFSNIVSLFISMVILAVIPSLSVLTVTTRAATYGFIHGVFTTIGIVTGDIILILIAIWGLSFLSETMGSLFILIKYLGGAYLIWLGISLCKSKAQEIKTDQPVTSSLFSSFVTGLVITLGDQKATLFYLGFLPAFIDISKISYLDKIAIILVATLAVGGVKLMYVLMADKVSAIASSKIKTKINIAAGGVMIAVGIFVIAKA; from the coding sequence ATGACATTTAGCAATATTGTTTCCCTATTCATCTCCATGGTCATACTGGCTGTGATTCCTAGTCTTAGTGTGTTAACTGTAACCACGAGAGCAGCTACCTATGGATTTATTCACGGCGTATTCACAACCATCGGCATAGTGACGGGAGATATCATTCTCATACTGATTGCCATTTGGGGCTTGTCATTTCTTTCTGAAACTATGGGCAGCCTCTTTATTTTGATCAAATACCTTGGTGGGGCTTATTTGATATGGCTAGGAATCAGTCTATGTAAGTCAAAAGCACAAGAAATTAAAACTGATCAGCCTGTAACGTCTTCATTGTTTTCTAGTTTTGTTACTGGGTTAGTGATTACTTTAGGTGACCAAAAAGCGACGTTATTCTATCTTGGCTTTCTGCCAGCTTTTATTGACATCTCGAAAATATCCTATTTAGATAAGATCGCTATTATCTTAGTTGCCACATTAGCCGTAGGTGGTGTGAAGCTTATGTATGTACTAATGGCAGATAAAGTGAGTGCGATCGCTAGTTCTAAAATCAAAACCAAAATTAACATAGCTGCTGGTGGAGTAATGATAGCTGTCGGCATATTTGTGATTGCTAAAGCATAG